From one Enterobacter kobei genomic stretch:
- a CDS encoding sterol desaturase family protein has product MLVLWNTLIVLATVAAMEIVATLAHKYIMHGWGWGWHLSHHEPRTGWFEVNDLYAVVFAVLAIALIAVGSSGVWPLQWLGAGMTLYGAIYFMVHDGLVHQRWPFRYIPRRGYLKRLYMAHRLHHAVRGKEDCVSFGFLYAPPVSKLQAILRSRNGRPPQGEQATPRDRHAVDAATTRKNAAATPTRRES; this is encoded by the coding sequence ATGCTCGTGCTGTGGAACACCCTGATTGTGCTGGCGACCGTCGCCGCCATGGAGATTGTGGCGACGCTGGCGCATAAATACATCATGCACGGCTGGGGATGGGGCTGGCATCTTTCCCACCATGAACCGCGCACCGGCTGGTTCGAAGTCAACGATCTCTATGCCGTGGTGTTCGCCGTGCTGGCGATAGCGCTGATCGCCGTCGGCTCGTCCGGCGTCTGGCCGCTCCAGTGGCTCGGCGCAGGCATGACGCTCTACGGTGCCATTTATTTTATGGTGCATGACGGGCTGGTGCATCAGCGCTGGCCGTTTCGCTATATTCCGCGCCGCGGCTATCTGAAGCGTTTATACATGGCGCACCGTCTGCATCATGCGGTGCGCGGCAAAGAGGACTGCGTCTCCTTCGGCTTTCTCTATGCGCCGCCGGTGTCAAAGCTACAGGCGATCCTGCGTAGTCGTAACGGCAGACCGCCCCAGGGCGAGCAGGCTACACCGCGCGATCGTCATGCCGTGGACGCTGCCACAACGCGGAAGAACGCGGCGGCGACGCCGACGCGACGCGAGAGCTGA
- the crtB gene encoding 15-cis-phytoene synthase CrtB, producing MNSTLMEHATDTMAAGSKSFNTAAKLFDAPTRRSALMLYAWCRYCDDVIDGQVLGFRDASAVNGSATQRLAMLRTETERAYAGAPMQEPAFAAFQEVATRHAIPPQLAFDHLEGFAMDVRDTHYETFGDTLRYCYHVAGVVGLMMARVMGVRKEAVLDRACDLGLAFQLTNIARDIVEDAETGRCYLPAQWLAEESIEREQLADPVNREKLARLAARLVDAAEPYYASARAGLAGLPLRSAWAIASAHGVYREIGVKVKAAGPRAWDRRQGTSKGKKLALLLKGAAQAVSSRVASASPPRSSALWQRPRHDDRAV from the coding sequence ATGAACAGCACGCTGATGGAACACGCCACCGATACCATGGCGGCCGGCTCAAAAAGCTTCAATACCGCCGCTAAGCTGTTTGATGCACCGACACGCCGCAGCGCCCTGATGCTCTACGCCTGGTGCCGCTATTGCGACGATGTGATCGACGGCCAGGTGCTGGGCTTTCGGGATGCCTCCGCCGTTAACGGCAGCGCCACCCAGCGGCTGGCGATGCTGAGAACCGAGACAGAGCGGGCCTACGCGGGCGCGCCGATGCAGGAGCCCGCTTTCGCCGCCTTTCAGGAGGTGGCGACGCGCCACGCCATTCCGCCACAGCTGGCATTCGATCATCTGGAAGGCTTCGCCATGGACGTGCGCGACACGCACTATGAGACGTTCGGGGATACGCTGCGCTATTGCTATCACGTGGCAGGCGTGGTGGGGCTGATGATGGCGCGGGTGATGGGCGTGCGTAAAGAGGCGGTGCTGGATCGCGCCTGCGATCTGGGGCTGGCTTTTCAGCTGACCAACATTGCGCGGGATATTGTCGAGGACGCTGAGACCGGACGCTGTTACTTACCGGCGCAGTGGCTGGCGGAGGAGAGCATCGAACGCGAACAGCTTGCCGATCCCGTTAACCGCGAGAAGCTGGCGCGGCTGGCGGCGCGACTGGTGGACGCCGCAGAACCTTACTACGCCTCGGCGCGCGCGGGCCTCGCCGGTTTGCCACTGCGTTCCGCCTGGGCGATCGCCTCGGCGCACGGGGTGTACCGGGAGATCGGTGTGAAGGTGAAAGCAGCCGGCCCCCGCGCCTGGGATCGGCGGCAGGGCACCAGCAAGGGTAAGAAACTCGCGCTGCTGCTCAAAGGCGCTGCGCAGGCGGTCAGCTCTCGCGTCGCGTCGGCGTCGCCGCCGCGTTCTTCCGCGTTGTGGCAGCGTCCACGGCATGACGATCGCGCGGTGTAG